A stretch of Argiope bruennichi chromosome 10, qqArgBrue1.1, whole genome shotgun sequence DNA encodes these proteins:
- the LOC129989183 gene encoding zinc finger protein 431-like: MSRTNEKSYPCDFCNKEFSVISKFKRHLRTHTGEKPYTCEFCEKAFTQNGHLKLHLRLHTGEKPYTCEFCCISFSNKTCFKTHLRTHTGEKPYTCEFCEKAFTQNGHLKLHLRLHTGEKPYTCDFCSKSFSDESSFKKHLRTHTGEKPYACELCNKSFSVRVTFQIHLRTHTGEKPYACEFCNKLFSKRCNLKVHLRAHTGEKPYSCEFCEKAFPRKGNLKVHLCTHTGEKPYTCDICSKPFTDKRYFKRHLDTHTGEKPYACDICSKRFKDKRCFKIHLDTHTGEEPYTCEICNEPFTDKGSFKIHLRAHTQEKLYTCEFCKKAFSRNEHLKLHLRLHTGEKPYTCDICNKSFSVKGTLKRHLRTHTGEKPYLCEFCNKSFSNNWSFKIHLLRHT; this comes from the coding sequence atgtcgcGTACGAACGAGAAATCCTACCCTTGCGACTTTTGCAACAAAGAATTTTCTGTGATTTCCAAATTCAAAAGACATTTACGGAcgcatacgggagagaaaccatATACATGCGAGTTTTGCGAGAAAGCCTTTACCCAGAATGGGCATTTAAAACTACATTTGCGTCTGCATACAGGAGAGAAACCGTATACATGTgaattttgttgcatatccttttcGAATAAGACGTGTTTCAAAACACATTTACGGAcgcatacgggagagaaaccatATACATGTGAGTTTTGCGAGAAAGCCTTTACCCAGAATGGGCATTTAAAACTACATTTGCGTCTGCATACAGGAGAGAAACCGTATACTTGTGACTTTTGTAGCAAATCCTTTTCGGATGAGagtagttttaaaaaacatttacgtacgcatacgggagagaaacctTATGCATGTGAATTGTGTAACAAATCCTTTTCGGTTCGGGTGACTTTCCAAATACATTTACGTAcgcatacgggagagaaaccgtatgcatgtgaattttgtaataaattgttttcGAAGAGGTGcaatttaaaagtgcatttaCGTGcgcatacgggagagaaaccatATTCATGCGAGTTTTGCGAGAAAGCCTTTCCCAGGAAGGGGAATTTGAAAGTGCATTTATGTACGCATACCGGTGAGAAACCGTATACCTGTGACATTTGTAGCAAACCCTTTACGGATAAGAggtattttaaaagacatttagaTACGCATACCGGTGAGAAACCGTATGCCTGTGACATTTGTAGCAAACGCTTTAAGGATAAGAGgtgttttaaaatacatttagataCGCATACAGGAGAGGAACCGTATACATGTGAAATTTGTAACGAACCCTTTACGGATAAGGGgagtttcaaaatacatttacGAGCACATACGCAAGAGAAACTGTATACATGCGAGTTCTGTAAAAAGGCCTTTTCCCGGAATGAGCATTTAAAACTACATTTGCGTCtgcatacgggagagaaaccgtATACCTGTGACATTTGTAACAAGTCCTTTTCGGTTAAGGGGACTCTCAAAAGACATTTACGTAcgcatacgggagagaaaccatatttatgtgaattttgtaacaaatccTTTTCGAATAATTGGAGTTTCAAAATACACTTACTTAGGCATACTTGA